The nucleotide window CTTTTTGGCATTTTCTGTTATTCTCTAGCACAAAGGACAGCTGTTGTGACTGGGTAAGCTGAAGTAAAAGCCTGGAATGAGAAAGACAGTTAAAAATTGACACAGCTGGAAAAAGAGTAAGTCAGCAGACCTAAAAACAACCATAATGGTTAATACTTTAATTAACACTTTAAAACAGCTCTTCTTCCTGATTTTTGCCTACTGCAAAAAAGTTATTCATCACACCATTCAAAAGTGAGGCTGGGACCTGTGAGTCATCATGTCCTTACTATGGCCTAACAAGACAGCAGCACATTTTTGCCTATGGAACCTGGAAAGCTACAAATGTGAGGGTTTGGACAAATATCAAAACATCCTCCCCACCCAGGCCAATCCTGGATTATTTTCTAAAAGCATTCACCAGTTTTATGTTCCAGGCAGTGCCCCCGTAGTTCATGCCCACCATGAACTGCTGAAGGTTACACACTCTGCCCACAACAGGGGTTTATGTCACCAACTGCTCAACCAGCAAGAACAGTGGCAGTTTCAGAGTCCTCCTCATGCAAGGACTGCAAAACAGGGCAGCAGAGGAAATATCCAGGTATCTATGCATTTGTCTCAAATCCACTGTCAGACTGACAGTATTATGCTTATTTTACACTTCTAGGAACTTAGAGACATATTGCACTATCTCCTGTGAACTCACTGAAATTCACAATGGGCATTATTGCAGAGATTAATATCAGTTTTAGAGAATTTATCAGGGTCTAGAGAAGGGCCACAAAGGTGATCAAAGGCCTGGGAAGCCTGCCATTTGGGAACAGGCTGAGAGAATGGGTTTGTCCAGACTTGAGAAAAGAAGGCTTAGAGAAGACCTCCTCACCATGTTTCAGTATTTAAAGGGCAGCTACAAAGAAGATGGAGACTCCCTTTATACAGGGAACTGCATGGAAAAGATGAAGGACAATAGGTAAAATGTTAATTCTGGGGAGAGTCCAACTGGACACAAGAGAAAGTATTTTACAATGAGATCAGTCATTGGAATAATCTCCTCAAGAAAGTTGTGGATTTTCCAGTGTTGGACATTTTTAAGATTCAGCTAGACTGGGTGCTCGGCCATCTTGCCTAGATCATGATTTTGCCAAGAAAGGATGACCCTTGAGGTCCCTTTTAACTTGGAATTCTATCATTCTACAATATTTAACCAAGGGACCATTAGAACCTAGCAGTGTTGTTGctgaaaatgtgtttaattCAAGCTTtatgcaaaaaggaaaaacaacaaactttTTTATCCCATTTACTGAAGTTAAGTGAAGCTGGTGTTATAATAATGGTAtgtgtttttaaggaaaagactcgagatctgaaatgaaaactttaatTTGAACACTAGAAACATCAAAATTTACAAATGTGAATTTATCAGttaaaatttcactgaaattacAGATGGTTTGTTGGttccaagcaaaaaaaattaatttataaagtggttttgtttcaaaatttgCATCAATGTAgtataaaaaataatgaagctccaatgaaaattaaacaaaagatactccatttttttttcaaaactaagAGAGTCAATTATTCATGATGCATCAACAGAGAACCTTATTTCCTACAAAAAGCAGTGCTAACATCCCTTTTCCAGGTGCAATTTATCCTGCACATACATTTATACAACATCTAGATCCCACTTAAAATCCAACAGATCTGAAAATATTAGACAACCTGCATAAGCCTTGGGCAGGGGAGAAGCTTATCCTGGACAAGTGTATCTGCAAATATAAACCACAGTAACAGTCTGTGAAACTGTGCAGCCAAACAAGGAAATGCCACCATTTGTAACTGTCTCAGCTCTGAATCATACACACTGaaacaaacaacacaaattATTCATATAAATGTACCTTCAATGTTCAATATCAGTACTAAATCAATTAACTTCTTCCGAGTAGCAATTAAAGTCTTCATCTCTTAGTCTGGAGTACAGTTAAAAGCTACTCTTTGggcttttttcatttcttaaatCTTGCCCCAGCAGGCAGTTATAAAGTGTTCTCTGTAAACATTCCTGGACATTCATAAGATGCCTTTAAAAACATTCAATGACTGATACATTACTGAGAGgcaagagggggaaaaaacatccaagattattttaataaaaccaGTTCCTAATTATTTCTCTGAAAGATtatgttttggggatttttgctGTGTGCAAGAGTTTtaggaagagggaaaagaaaaggaaagaacattttaatgCAGCCCTGTCAATCAGTTGTCACGGAGTTCATTTTCCAGCCTCATCCATTATGCAGATTGGGGTATcattataaaatacattttcactCAAGCATGAGGCTTCAAGCAAATAAGACAGGTGGCACTCGCAGAAGGAAGACTGGCTATGCCTTCCCTTTGGGCACTTCTGCTACTGCATCTTTAATACCAGAACAGGGAACAGCAATGGTCTAGCAGGAGCATTTGTTGAAGAACAGACCCTTTTGTATATaattacttgaaaatatttataagctCATTAAAAAACTCTTTACTTCTCAGCTGTGCGTGACACTGGTTTACTCTTTCCACTCAGACTCTTCACAGCTACCACACTAAGTAGATTTTGCTTTTTAGATCTGAAGCAACAGTAGTGTGCTTCTAAGTTAGTGTTGCCAGCTCTGAAACAAACACTTAAATTGAAAATGCAGACTAAAaacaaaaactgggaaaaatatGCTCTTGACCAAGAGAACTTAACATTACTCTAAGAATACATCGAGTTACCTTGCTCTAATAAACGAGGCACATGCTTTCATCCCAACTTTCTTTAACATGCTCTGCTTCCAGGCCTTGGAGTCTGCACATTTCTCTTTGTCCATTTGTTCCAGTTCTCCTGAAGTGCAGAGGAATTCTTTCACTGCTTGGCTGCTGGGACAAGTCACTGCATTCTCCCCTTTTGTTTCTGCAGCGAGGCTGAACCAAGGGCCTTCTTTCTGCCCCTCTGATCTGTGAGGCAGCAAATTAATCTCTCTGCCAGCTGATGTTTTGAAACTGCTATTGCTTACACAAACCTCTTCAGACTGATTTAGATTTGCTTCTGGAACGACCAATGGAGACAAATTCTGTAGAAGGCTCATATAGGCTTCAGCAAGTAACTTCCAGAACCAGGGATTGAAAGGATGTAAACAGATCAGTTGCTGCAGACTCAACAtctttttttctacattttccaGACCCTGGTAAATGGCAAACTGCAGGTTGAGAACCGTCGTTAAGTGATCTGTGTTAGTAGCGCTGTTTCTCTAGAAACAAAAGATAATAGATTAAAACCAGGAGTAGAACAGAATTATCCTTCAGAGCCTAAGAAAATGTCTCCCTAAATAATGACATACAAATGTCACAAGGTAATTTTTTAACTGCACAAAATGGTGCTGTTAATTTAAAATGATACAATGGGATACAGATCTTGCACAATCAAGCTGACAGCATTCCCTCTAGATGCCTTGTCCCAGTCTGAGGCAAGAAGGTCCTAAATGCTGTCATTTGTTTATGTGCCTTCAGAGTGTTCTACagctgcctttctttgcagcaTAAACAccttttatataaaataaaaataatcaataaTATTCTAGCAGACTTCAGAGCCTCTGGACTTTTTCTTTTATGGCAAAAACTCTATTTGTGGCTAGATACTCTTCTTGGTGGCAGTTTGGCAGCAAGTATATGGAAATAAAAGGGAGTTTTGAACTGTCACTTGTATAGTGGAAAGATTTAAGCACTCATTTATTCCCTTTCTTATAATTCCTATTACATTGCATTAATTCTGCCTGGCAGAGCATGATATTTAGTCCCTTCCAGGACTAACAGTTTCCCTGCACAGGGAGCTCATTGTGGTACAGGGTGTTCCAGTTTCTAAAGAGTGATTATATCTGCAGTGACAGTTACCCTCTGTTTACCAAATACTCTGAGCACTGAACATCCTGAAGGATTATacacatgaaaattatttttccagaaaatggTCCGTATAGAAGAACTACTGGCAATGTTTTCATGTTCAAAGCCTAAAAGAAAGACTACACTATTTACCATTTTTTCTGCAATATCCAGAGCCTCCTTGTGTCTTCCCAGGCGAGATAAACACCGAGCCTGGCCCTCCTGGACATCACGCCTCATTGCAATGTTGCTGGCAGGTAAGAGTAGCAGGCAGTCTGAGTATTCACGCAGGGCTTTCTAGGAGtgtcacaggaagaaaagccaACAAAACAGGGAGAgatttgcatttaaaagcaAGCCTGACAGCACATTTTCTTTAGGACTACAGTCACAAAGGGAATTCAGAACCTGAAGTCCACATTTGCATTTCTCCAGACTCAGCTACTACCTGTGTGAGCAAGAGACAAGGCCCCGGTACTCACAGCCAAGCCTAGATGGTGATGAGCGGCCTCAATTCCAACTCGTGCTGAGGCCCAAGCAGGATTCACCACACACCTCTCCACCTCCCTCCCACCATGCCTGATCCAGAAGGGATCTGCCCTGGGTAATACGTGACACAAGGCATCTTTTCCCCCAGCTCAGTGATCTGAGTACTCATCCTCAATCTGTAGGACCTTCTTTCAAAACCATGACATTCTCCATGGGAAGGTTTGAACCTGCAAGTACCTCACCTCAAATAATCAGTAAGTCAGAGAACACCACAAGGAGG belongs to Taeniopygia guttata chromosome 2, bTaeGut7.mat, whole genome shotgun sequence and includes:
- the C2H8orf76 gene encoding uncharacterized protein C8orf76 homolog isoform X2, with amino-acid sequence MGLGVLWWFHSAADAGEGSCEITSSKFRADWAFRQRHFEKALREYSDCLLLLPASNIAMRRDVQEGQARCLSRLGRHKEALDIAEKMRNSATNTDHLTTVLNLQFAIYQGLENVEKKMLSLQQLICLHPFNPWFWKLLAEAYMSLLQNLSPLVVPEANLNQSEEVCVSNSSFKTSAGREINLLPHRSEGQKEGPWFSLAAETKGENAVTCPSSQAVKEFLCTSGELEQMDKEKCADSKAWKQSMLKKVGMKACASFIRARLLLQLTQSQQLSFVLENNRKCQKEIDDKVALLGFDENSLLLMTKAMGQDLIPEKLKEEFQGEVKCIGPSALSSLVTASVMEFEIKWFGNLQDDLCHFDGQFYSDIYLPPSVT
- the C2H8orf76 gene encoding uncharacterized protein C8orf76 homolog isoform X1, yielding MYRGTGLQLGSFLAALPLGRAVTELRPQRGAGAAMEPALGPQFEDSLFAPSRERRQGGGAGAPRGARHCEPRWFHSAADAGEGSCEITSSKFRADWAFRQRHFEKALREYSDCLLLLPASNIAMRRDVQEGQARCLSRLGRHKEALDIAEKMRNSATNTDHLTTVLNLQFAIYQGLENVEKKMLSLQQLICLHPFNPWFWKLLAEAYMSLLQNLSPLVVPEANLNQSEEVCVSNSSFKTSAGREINLLPHRSEGQKEGPWFSLAAETKGENAVTCPSSQAVKEFLCTSGELEQMDKEKCADSKAWKQSMLKKVGMKACASFIRARLLLQLTQSQQLSFVLENNRKCQKEIDDKVALLGFDENSLLLMTKAMGQDLIPEKLKEEFQGEVKCIGPSALSSLVTASVMEFEIKWFGNLQDDLCHFDGQFYSDIYLPPSVT